The proteins below are encoded in one region of Lonchura striata isolate bLonStr1 chromosome 1, bLonStr1.mat, whole genome shotgun sequence:
- the LOC110471064 gene encoding LOW QUALITY PROTEIN: uncharacterized protein LOC110471064 (The sequence of the model RefSeq protein was modified relative to this genomic sequence to represent the inferred CDS: deleted 2 bases in 1 codon): MALMDGNLLLKLTHSFTLRALTHVFPMHFSPLQTSQHCSIMWHLISWTPRAQWSPNHLKLVTVYVLMLLVSLSFASGQSRPFKHQIDNRSPEIDPFWYVGRGVRPIGRFGKRQLRSSHSSLRPVSRHLDFILNALWEQKSLDTEDSDW; the protein is encoded by the exons ATGGCTCTGATGGATGGGAACCTATTGTTAAAGTTGACACATTCCTTCACCTTGAGAGCTTTAACTCATGTGTTCCCCATG CACTTTTCTCCTTTACAGACTTCCCAACACTGCTCCATCATGTGGCATCTAATCTCCTGGACACCACGTGCCCAGTGGTCACCAAACCACTTAAAGTTAGTCACTGTCTATGTCCTGATGCTCTTGGTGTCGCTCAGCTTTGCTTCGGGACAGAGCAGGCCATTTAAACATCAGATAGACAACAGAA GTCCTGAGATCGACCCTTTTTGGTATGTGGGCCGTGGTGTTCGCCCCATTGGTCGCTTTGGGAAGAGGCAGCTGAGAAGCAGCCATAGCAGCCTGAGGCCTGTGAGCAGACACCTGGATTTCATCTTGAATGCTTTGTGGGAGCAAAAATCATTGGACACAGAGGACAGTGACTGGTGA